One stretch of Pseudomonas sp. NC02 DNA includes these proteins:
- a CDS encoding LysE family translocator produces MYLTEFLTVALIHLLAVASPGPDFAVVVRESVTHGRRAGTWTALGVGSAIFLHVGYSLLGIGLIVSQSIVLFNALKWAAAAYLLYIGFKALRAQPAKPASEEDLHLEAGERTARGAFTSGFVTNGLNPKATLFFLSLFTVVINPHTPLAVQAGYGVYLAVATAIWFCLVAMLFSQQLVRAGFARMGHWFDRTMGAVLIAIGVKLAFTSMK; encoded by the coding sequence ATGTACCTCACCGAGTTCTTGACCGTGGCACTGATTCACCTGTTGGCGGTGGCCAGCCCTGGCCCGGATTTCGCCGTGGTGGTACGTGAAAGCGTGACCCATGGCCGACGGGCCGGCACCTGGACGGCGTTGGGCGTCGGTTCGGCGATTTTCCTGCACGTGGGGTATTCGCTGCTGGGCATCGGCTTGATCGTGTCCCAGTCCATCGTGCTGTTCAATGCGCTGAAATGGGCGGCGGCGGCCTACCTGCTGTACATCGGCTTCAAGGCCCTGCGCGCCCAGCCGGCCAAGCCTGCCAGTGAAGAAGACCTGCACCTGGAAGCGGGCGAGCGCACTGCCCGTGGTGCGTTTACCTCAGGGTTTGTCACCAACGGCTTGAACCCCAAGGCCACGCTGTTCTTCCTGTCGCTGTTCACCGTGGTGATCAATCCCCACACGCCGTTGGCGGTCCAGGCCGGTTACGGCGTGTACCTGGCCGTGGCGACCGCGATCTGGTTTTGCCTGGTGGCCATGCTGTTCAGCCAGCAACTCGTACGCGCCGGTTTTGCACGCATGGGCCACTGGTTCGACCGCACCATGGGCGCGGTGCTGATTGCCATCGGTGTGAAGCTGGCCTTTACCAGCATGAAATAA
- a CDS encoding 2-hydroxyacid dehydrogenase, which translates to MTNNRRAVFLDHPSLDLGDLDLSGLQALFSELSLHQQTTPENIIERLQGAQVAISNKIALNAETLAACPELKLILVTATGTNNVDLAAARAHGVTVSNCQGYGTPSVAQHTIMLLLNLATRLNDYQRDVQAGHWQQAKQFCLLDYPIVELEGKTLGLLGHGELGGAVARLAEAFGMRVILGAIPGRPARADRVPLDELLAQVDALTLHCPLNEHTRDFIGARELALLKPGAFIVNTARGGLINEQALADALRSGHLGGAATDVLSVEPPVNGNPLLAGDIPRLIVTPHNAWGSREARQRIVGQLIENAQGFFSGAPLRVVS; encoded by the coding sequence ATGACGAACAATCGCCGCGCCGTCTTCCTTGATCACCCTTCCCTGGACCTCGGGGACCTGGACCTCAGCGGGTTGCAGGCACTCTTCAGCGAACTGAGCCTGCACCAGCAGACCACACCCGAAAACATTATCGAACGCCTGCAAGGCGCGCAGGTGGCGATCAGCAACAAAATCGCGCTGAATGCCGAGACCCTGGCGGCCTGCCCCGAGCTGAAGCTGATCCTGGTGACCGCCACCGGCACCAACAACGTCGACCTCGCCGCCGCCCGCGCCCACGGCGTTACCGTGAGCAATTGCCAGGGTTACGGCACGCCATCGGTGGCGCAGCATACGATCATGCTGCTGCTGAACCTGGCGACGCGCCTGAACGACTATCAACGGGATGTGCAGGCGGGGCACTGGCAACAAGCCAAGCAGTTCTGCCTGCTGGACTACCCGATCGTCGAACTGGAAGGCAAAACCCTCGGGCTGCTGGGCCATGGTGAATTGGGCGGTGCCGTTGCGCGCCTGGCTGAAGCCTTTGGCATGCGCGTGATCCTGGGTGCGATTCCAGGCCGCCCGGCCCGCGCCGATCGCGTGCCGCTGGATGAGTTGCTGGCGCAGGTCGACGCGCTGACCCTGCACTGCCCGCTCAACGAACACACCCGCGACTTTATCGGTGCCCGTGAACTCGCCTTGCTCAAGCCCGGCGCGTTTATCGTCAACACCGCCCGTGGTGGCTTGATCAACGAACAGGCCCTGGCCGATGCCTTGCGCAGTGGGCACCTGGGCGGCGCGGCGACCGATGTATTGAGCGTGGAACCGCCGGTGAACGGCAACCCGTTGCTGGCCGGCGACATCCCGCGCTTGATCGTCACCCCGCACAACGCCTGGGGCAGCCGCGAAGCCCGGCAGCGGATCGTCGGCCAATTGATCGAAAACGCTCAGGGCTTTTTCAGCGGCGCCCCGCTGCGTGTCGTCAGTTGA
- a CDS encoding class I SAM-dependent methyltransferase, with product MDPRSEVLLRQAELFQGDVLLVGLPADDLLGRLPNAHGWSWHAGDQAALDARFAERSQFGVNVPERSFETAVVFLPKSKDLTDYLLNAVAARLPGKELYLVGEKKGGIESAAKQLNPFGKPRKLDNARHCQLWLVTVANAPEPLELESLAQVFEVPLAEGPLKVVSLPGVFSHGRLDRGTALLLEHLDKLPSGHLLDFGCGAGVLGAAVKRRYPHNTVTMLDVDAFAAASSRLTLAANGLEAEVLTGDGIDAAPMNLNAILSNPPFHVGVHTDYFATENLLRKAAKHLAKGGELRLVANSFLKYQPLIEEHLGVCAIKAEGQGFRIYRAKRG from the coding sequence ATGGATCCGCGCAGTGAAGTACTGCTTCGCCAGGCCGAACTTTTTCAAGGCGACGTGCTGCTGGTGGGCTTGCCCGCCGACGACCTGCTGGGCCGCCTGCCCAATGCCCATGGCTGGAGCTGGCACGCCGGCGACCAGGCCGCACTGGACGCACGTTTTGCCGAGCGCAGCCAGTTCGGTGTGAACGTGCCCGAGCGTTCGTTCGAGACCGCGGTGGTGTTCCTGCCCAAGTCCAAGGACCTCACCGACTACCTGCTCAATGCCGTGGCGGCGCGTTTGCCCGGCAAGGAGTTGTACCTGGTGGGGGAGAAGAAAGGCGGCATCGAAAGCGCGGCCAAGCAACTGAATCCGTTCGGCAAGCCGCGCAAGCTCGACAACGCGCGGCACTGCCAGTTGTGGCTGGTGACGGTGGCCAACGCCCCCGAGCCGTTAGAACTGGAGAGCCTGGCGCAGGTGTTCGAGGTGCCGCTGGCTGAGGGCCCGCTCAAGGTGGTGAGCCTGCCGGGCGTGTTCAGCCACGGTCGGCTGGATCGCGGTACCGCATTGCTGCTGGAGCATCTGGACAAGTTGCCGAGCGGTCACTTGCTGGATTTCGGTTGTGGCGCGGGTGTGCTCGGGGCAGCGGTCAAGCGTCGCTACCCGCATAACACGGTGACAATGCTCGACGTGGATGCCTTTGCCGCTGCCAGCAGTCGCCTGACATTGGCGGCCAATGGCCTGGAAGCCGAGGTGTTGACCGGTGATGGCATCGACGCTGCTCCGATGAATCTGAACGCGATTCTGAGCAACCCGCCGTTCCACGTCGGGGTGCACACCGATTATTTCGCCACCGAGAACCTGCTACGAAAAGCGGCCAAACATCTGGCAAAAGGCGGCGAACTTCGCTTGGTTGCGAACAGTTTCCTGAAGTATCAGCCGCTGATCGAAGAGCATCTTGGCGTGTGCGCAATCAAGGCAGAAGGTCAGGGTTTTCGCATTTACCGTGCCAAGCGCGGCTGA
- a CDS encoding TMEM165/GDT1 family protein — protein MLDSLLVPTAIVALAEIGDKTQLLALILAARFRKPWPIIAGIVAATLANHAAAGAVGAWFGSFFSDAVLHWILAASFCATALWTLVPDKLDDDEASTSRKFGPFLTTLIAFFLAEIGDKTQIATVMLAAQYPELWLVIIGTTLGMLIANVPVVLAGNFAADKLPLTLIRRLAATAFFILAIVAVYKAMQSSGWI, from the coding sequence ATGCTGGATTCTCTGCTCGTCCCTACCGCAATCGTTGCCTTGGCCGAAATTGGCGACAAGACGCAACTGCTCGCACTCATTCTCGCTGCACGCTTTCGCAAACCCTGGCCGATCATCGCCGGCATCGTTGCCGCGACCCTGGCCAACCATGCGGCCGCCGGTGCCGTGGGGGCCTGGTTCGGGAGTTTCTTCTCGGATGCGGTGCTGCACTGGATACTCGCGGCGAGCTTCTGCGCCACGGCGCTGTGGACCCTGGTGCCCGACAAGCTCGACGATGACGAAGCCAGCACTTCCCGCAAGTTCGGGCCCTTCCTGACCACGCTGATCGCATTCTTCCTCGCGGAAATCGGCGACAAGACCCAGATCGCTACCGTGATGCTCGCGGCGCAATACCCGGAACTGTGGCTGGTAATTATCGGCACCACCCTGGGCATGTTGATTGCCAACGTGCCGGTGGTGCTGGCGGGTAATTTTGCCGCGGACAAATTGCCGCTGACGCTGATTCGTCGACTGGCGGCTACGGCATTCTTCATCCTGGCCATTGTTGCGGTGTACAAGGCCATGCAGAGCAGTGGCTGGATCTAA
- a CDS encoding M48 family metallopeptidase, producing MKKTVAVCALGAALLLAGCQSVNTTSGGAVGVERKQYMFSMLSSQEVDQMYAQSYQQTLGEASGKGLVDKTSANAKRVQAIANRLIAQAPTFRPDAAQWKWEVNLIKSDEMNANCGPGGKIFVYSALIDNLKLTDDELAAVMGHEIAHALREHGREAMSKAYGIEMAKQGAGALFGLGQDSLALADTVANYGMTLPNSRSNENEADLIGLELSARAGYNPNAAITLWNKMAKASEGSPPEFMSTHPASDSRIASLQAAIPKVMPLYQQAKKS from the coding sequence ATGAAAAAGACAGTGGCGGTATGTGCGTTGGGCGCGGCTTTGTTGCTCGCCGGTTGTCAGTCGGTCAACACCACCAGCGGCGGCGCCGTGGGGGTTGAGCGCAAGCAGTACATGTTCAGCATGTTGTCGAGCCAGGAAGTCGACCAGATGTATGCGCAGTCCTACCAGCAGACCCTGGGTGAAGCCAGCGGCAAGGGCCTGGTGGACAAGACCAGCGCCAACGCCAAGCGCGTGCAGGCGATTGCCAACCGCCTGATCGCCCAGGCGCCCACCTTCCGCCCGGATGCGGCGCAGTGGAAGTGGGAAGTGAACCTGATCAAAAGTGACGAGATGAACGCCAACTGCGGGCCTGGCGGCAAGATCTTTGTCTACAGCGCGCTGATCGACAATCTCAAGTTGACCGACGACGAACTCGCCGCCGTGATGGGCCATGAAATTGCCCACGCCTTGCGTGAGCACGGCCGCGAAGCCATGTCCAAGGCCTACGGTATCGAAATGGCGAAGCAGGGGGCCGGTGCGTTGTTCGGCCTCGGTCAGGACAGCCTGGCGCTGGCCGATACCGTGGCCAACTACGGCATGACCTTGCCCAACAGCCGCAGCAACGAAAACGAAGCGGACCTGATCGGCCTGGAGTTGTCGGCGCGTGCCGGTTACAACCCGAACGCGGCGATTACCCTGTGGAACAAAATGGCCAAGGCTTCGGAAGGCTCGCCACCTGAATTCATGAGCACCCACCCTGCCTCCGACAGCCGGATCGCCTCGTTGCAGGCGGCGATTCCGAAGGTGATGCCGTTGTATCAGCAGGCGAAAAAATCCTGA
- a CDS encoding methyl-accepting chemotaxis protein — protein MVEIDQVATAVHEMTATAQDVARNATQAAQAASHADQAASQGMQIVRDTSTSIGALAEEIGKAVGVVQALAKDSENINAILTAIRGIAEQTNLLALNAAIEAARAGEQGRGFAVVADEVRNLAQKTQKATEEIQAMIQQLQQGTRDVVRVMEDSQNRTDESVQHAAKAAQALETITQAVSVINDMNTQIASAAEEQSAVAEDINRNVINIGQVANEVAGGADESSAASADLTKLAEQQRRLINQFKV, from the coding sequence ATGGTCGAGATCGACCAGGTGGCTACCGCCGTGCACGAGATGACCGCGACCGCACAGGACGTGGCGCGCAACGCCACCCAGGCCGCACAGGCCGCCAGCCACGCTGATCAAGCGGCGAGCCAGGGCATGCAGATTGTGCGCGACACCTCCACCTCCATCGGCGCCCTCGCCGAGGAAATCGGCAAGGCGGTCGGTGTGGTGCAGGCGCTGGCCAAGGACAGCGAGAACATCAATGCCATCCTCACGGCGATTCGCGGGATTGCCGAGCAGACCAACCTGCTGGCGCTCAACGCGGCAATCGAAGCCGCACGGGCCGGTGAGCAAGGGCGCGGGTTTGCGGTGGTGGCCGACGAGGTGCGCAACCTGGCGCAGAAGACCCAGAAGGCTACCGAAGAAATCCAGGCCATGATCCAGCAACTGCAGCAGGGCACCCGCGACGTGGTGCGGGTGATGGAAGACAGCCAGAATCGCACCGATGAAAGCGTGCAACACGCGGCCAAGGCGGCTCAGGCGCTGGAGACCATTACCCAGGCGGTGTCGGTGATCAACGACATGAACACCCAGATCGCCAGCGCCGCCGAGGAACAGAGCGCGGTGGCCGAGGACATTAACCGTAACGTGATCAATATCGGACAGGTGGCCAATGAAGTGGCCGGCGGAGCGGATGAGTCGAGCGCGGCCAGCGCAGACCTGACCAAGCTGGCGGAACAGCAGCGGCGGTTGATCAATCAGTTCAAGGTGTGA
- a CDS encoding SOS response-associated peptidase, whose translation MCGRYALFRWNPAFAALPGFPADQQAQWNISPNDSVLIQRLSDGQHTLARARWGLTPPWLTDLSRTPAHARAETLAEQPMFREAFRQRRCLLPANGFYEWRGTQRKRPYWLTPGEGSTLFFAAIWEAYPVQEQVWLSTAVVTQAAQSQRRPLILDAAGQAAWLNPETPLHTLQALLASEPTALRERVLANMVNDPKLNGPECLTPG comes from the coding sequence ATGTGTGGACGTTATGCCCTGTTTCGCTGGAACCCCGCGTTTGCTGCCTTGCCGGGCTTCCCGGCCGACCAGCAGGCCCAGTGGAACATCTCTCCCAATGACTCGGTGCTGATCCAGCGCCTGAGTGACGGCCAGCACACCCTGGCGCGGGCGCGCTGGGGCCTGACGCCGCCCTGGCTGACCGATCTCTCTCGTACACCGGCCCATGCCCGGGCGGAAACCCTTGCCGAACAGCCGATGTTTCGCGAAGCGTTTCGCCAGCGCCGCTGCCTGCTTCCGGCCAATGGTTTCTACGAATGGCGCGGCACCCAGCGCAAGCGCCCGTACTGGCTGACGCCGGGGGAGGGCAGCACGCTGTTCTTTGCGGCGATCTGGGAGGCGTATCCGGTGCAGGAGCAGGTTTGGTTGAGTACGGCGGTGGTGACCCAGGCGGCGCAGAGTCAGCGCCGACCGTTGATTCTGGATGCGGCGGGGCAGGCAGCCTGGCTGAACCCCGAGACCCCGCTGCACACCTTGCAGGCCTTGTTGGCCAGTGAACCCACCGCGTTGCGCGAGCGGGTGCTGGCCAATATGGTCAACGATCCGAAGCTGAATGGACCGGAGTGCCTGACGCCGGGTTGA
- a CDS encoding putative signal transducing protein has protein sequence MQRIYEPENLMEGELLQGMLESEGITAHLVGRDLLGGTGELPIYGLLALAVENDQAAYARELITAYNGAQPLPGDEPDSFPDVLVC, from the coding sequence ATGCAGCGAATCTACGAGCCGGAAAACCTGATGGAAGGCGAGCTGCTGCAAGGCATGCTCGAAAGCGAGGGCATCACCGCGCACCTGGTGGGGCGCGATTTGCTCGGGGGTACCGGCGAACTGCCGATCTATGGCCTGCTGGCGCTGGCGGTGGAGAACGACCAGGCCGCCTACGCCCGCGAGCTGATCACCGCCTACAACGGTGCGCAACCACTGCCCGGTGATGAACCCGACAGCTTTCCCGACGTGCTGGTCTGTTAG
- a CDS encoding CPXCG motif-containing cysteine-rich protein, which produces MEEESYECPYCGEVVTALLDLSAGDQEYIEDCPVCCRPIVFELQVHDDEWMLNVRSENE; this is translated from the coding sequence ATGGAAGAGGAGTCGTACGAATGTCCTTATTGTGGAGAGGTAGTCACGGCGCTACTGGACCTGTCGGCGGGCGATCAGGAATATATTGAGGACTGCCCGGTGTGCTGCCGGCCTATTGTTTTCGAGCTGCAGGTTCATGACGACGAATGGATGCTCAACGTGCGCAGCGAGAACGAATAA
- a CDS encoding 1-acyl-sn-glycerol-3-phosphate acyltransferase → MGEFDTIRPYNDSEVPAVLARLFSDKAFLDILTHFRFPRFAGAFGWLLKPMIAHKLRREFAGVTTVATLQDKVEFYVDHTIERATDGVTYTGVEQFKSGSAYLFLANHRDIVMDPAFVNYAVYHAGLPTPRIAIGDNLLQKPFVSDLMRLNKSFIVHRSITGRKEKMAAYQLLSAYINHSIRNDCQSIWIAQAEGRAKDGDDRTESAILKMFHMSRKDEPFAEVIQSLNLTPVSISYEYDPCDAAKARELYIRATTGTYSKAPGEDDVSIALGITGYKGRVHVNFAPPITEAFEDTKLLAIEMDRQILGGYRLFPVHYLAYAQWSDADPQLQVPTAAEVFPADELAKAKAEWERRLNACPAEHRPYLVLQYATPVRNQYRVKAGIAL, encoded by the coding sequence ATGGGCGAATTCGATACCATCCGACCTTACAACGACAGCGAAGTCCCGGCAGTGCTGGCCCGACTGTTCAGTGACAAGGCCTTTCTGGACATCCTGACCCACTTTCGCTTCCCGCGCTTTGCCGGCGCCTTCGGCTGGCTGCTCAAGCCGATGATCGCTCATAAACTGCGCCGTGAGTTCGCCGGCGTCACCACCGTGGCCACGCTGCAGGACAAAGTCGAGTTTTACGTCGACCACACCATCGAGCGGGCAACCGACGGCGTGACCTATACCGGCGTGGAGCAGTTCAAGTCCGGCAGCGCCTACCTGTTCCTGGCCAACCACCGCGACATCGTGATGGACCCGGCCTTCGTCAACTACGCCGTGTACCACGCCGGCCTGCCGACGCCGCGCATCGCCATCGGCGACAACCTGCTGCAGAAGCCGTTTGTCAGCGACCTGATGCGCCTGAACAAGAGTTTCATCGTGCACCGCTCGATCACCGGGCGCAAAGAGAAGATGGCGGCCTATCAGTTGCTGTCGGCCTACATCAACCATTCGATTCGCAACGACTGCCAGTCGATCTGGATCGCCCAGGCCGAAGGCCGCGCCAAGGATGGGGATGATCGCACCGAGTCGGCGATCCTCAAGATGTTCCACATGAGCCGCAAGGACGAGCCGTTCGCCGAGGTCATCCAGTCACTGAACCTGACGCCCGTGTCCATCAGCTACGAATACGACCCGTGCGACGCAGCCAAGGCCCGCGAGCTGTACATCCGCGCCACCACCGGCACCTACAGCAAGGCGCCGGGGGAAGATGACGTGAGCATCGCCCTGGGCATCACCGGCTACAAGGGCCGGGTACACGTCAACTTCGCGCCGCCGATCACCGAGGCGTTCGAAGACACCAAGCTGTTGGCGATCGAAATGGACCGGCAGATCCTGGGTGGGTATCGGTTGTTCCCGGTGCATTACCTGGCGTACGCCCAATGGAGCGATGCCGATCCGCAATTGCAGGTACCGACCGCAGCCGAGGTATTCCCGGCGGACGAGTTGGCCAAGGCAAAGGCAGAGTGGGAGCGGCGCTTGAATGCGTGCCCGGCCGAGCATCGGCCGTATCTGGTGTTGCAATACGCGACGCCGGTGAGGAATCAGTACCGGGTCAAGGCCGGGATTGCCCTGTAA
- a CDS encoding YajG family lipoprotein, which translates to MLQRLLFGLITVTSLTLVGCAHSPQQLSPQPKITTQLAPVGHGQPVSVRVVDGRPSPTLGTRGGLYPETSAITVTGADVLPKLQAQAEAAVRLLGFTPSNSPGAPQLTITLAELKYQSPKEGLYVTEATIGATFKSDVTAGTRRYSGRYGASLDQRFGMAPNQETNTKLVSDVLSDALTRLFKDPSIGSLLSSQ; encoded by the coding sequence ATGTTGCAACGCCTGTTGTTCGGTTTGATCACTGTGACCAGTTTGACCCTGGTTGGCTGCGCCCACAGCCCGCAACAACTCAGCCCGCAACCGAAAATCACCACCCAGCTGGCGCCTGTCGGCCATGGCCAGCCGGTGTCGGTGCGTGTGGTTGACGGTCGTCCGTCGCCGACCCTCGGCACCCGTGGCGGCCTGTACCCGGAAACCAGCGCCATTACGGTGACCGGTGCGGACGTGCTGCCCAAGCTGCAAGCCCAGGCCGAAGCGGCCGTGCGCCTGTTGGGCTTCACCCCTTCCAACTCGCCAGGTGCGCCACAACTGACCATCACCCTGGCCGAGCTGAAGTATCAGTCGCCCAAGGAAGGCCTGTACGTGACTGAAGCCACCATCGGCGCGACCTTCAAGTCCGACGTGACTGCCGGTACCCGTCGCTACAGCGGCCGTTACGGCGCATCCCTGGACCAGCGCTTCGGCATGGCGCCGAACCAGGAAACCAACACCAAGCTGGTCAGCGACGTGTTGAGCGATGCCCTGACGCGCCTGTTCAAGGACCCGAGCATCGGTTCGCTGCTCAGCTCGCAGTAA